One Pieris napi chromosome Z, ilPieNapi1.2, whole genome shotgun sequence DNA window includes the following coding sequences:
- the LOC125062836 gene encoding deformed epidermal autoregulatory factor 1 isoform X2, with protein sequence MAAERSSENVVMPTSTEATEDDPLSTSTEHDSDRSDVRNVTIRRGIKSSRFTNDTSYISSPASLQVGTLVPGTSFNVIAPDQLPHFKPMLCVDNGFISSSSLAEDIKTTHIVIQESALPTPQESKHINSNTNSSISGTSSSNQSWTETANMPVIPIRCKNTSAELHKSKLGSGGRGKCIKYCSEWYTPSEFEALCGRASSKDWKRSIRFGGKSLQVLIEEGILTPHAASCTCGACCDDLTATGPVRLFIPYKRKKRSPQDDIQTKTTRLRSKGKHEPEKPDIDMCHNSNSKETWQSIAEELESTSDYDLLASDPAQDTIAKVPTTSSVMKRMDDIVDIFLKLSQELKQCVEDIHSINKSQLERLEHVKASELLATSVEAQVEDEFAPNTVEASLKKCANCNRAASAECSLCRRTLYCSTFCQKKDWAVHQIECLRDVPTMLIVESQPQ encoded by the exons ATGGCAGCCGAAAGAAGTTCGGAAAACGTCGTCATGCCGACCTCTACCGAAGCAACCGAAGACGATCCCTTGTCGACTTCAACCGAGCACGATAGCGATCGTTCAGATGTTAGAAATGTTACAATAAGACGTGGAATCAAATCATCTCGATTTACAAATGACACCAGCTATATTTCATCGCCTGCCTCTTTACAAGTTGGCACTCTAGTGCCAGGGACCTCTTTTAATGTGATAGCACCGGATCAGTTGCCACATTTTAAGCCTATGCTTTGTGTTGATAACGGTTTTATTTCGAGTAGTTCCCTTGCAGAAGATATTAAAACTACACATATCGTTATACAAGAATCAGCTTTGCCGACCCCACAAGAATCGAAACATATAAACTCTAATACAAATTCATCAATATCAGGTACGAGCAGCAGTAATCAGTCATGGACGGAAACAGCAAATATGCCTGTTATACCGATAAGATGCAAAAATACCTCGGCAGAATTACACAAAAGCAAGCTTGGGTCTGGTGGCCGTGGAAAGTGTATAAAGTATTGTTCTGAATGGTATACGCCAAGTGAATTTGAGGCTTTATGTGGTAGAGCATCCAGTAAGGACTGGAAAAGGTCTATTAGATTTGGTGGTAAAAGTTTACAAGTGCTAATTGAAGAAGGTATCCTGACTCCTCATGCTGCAAGTTGTACATGTGGAGCATGTTGTGATGATCTGACAG CAACAGGCCCTGTGAGGTTGTTTATAccatacaaaagaaaaaaacgtaGTCCTCAAG atgatattcaaacaaaaacaaccCGATTAAGATCCAAAGGTAAACATGAACCAGAAAAGCCTGATATAGATATGTGTCATAACAGCAACTCTAAAGAGACATGGCAGTCCATTGCAGAAGAGCTGGAAAGTACCAGTGATTATGATTTGTTAGCTTCTGATCCCGCTCAGGATACCATTGCTA AAGTACCCACTACTAGCAGTGTAATGAAACGAATGGATGATATAGTGGacatatttctaaaattatcTCAGGAGCTAAAGCAATGTGTAGAAGATattcattcaataaataaGAGTCAATTGGAAAGACTTGAGCATGTGAAGGCATCTGAATTATTAGCAACTTCTGTAGAAGCACAAGTTGAAGATGAGTTTGCTCCAAACACTGTGGAAGCAAGCTTAAAAAAG TGTGCCAATTGTAACCGCGCCGCATCAGCAGAGTGTTCCTTATGTCGTAGAACACTATACTGTTCAACATTTTGTCAGAAAAAAGACTGGGCTGTACATCAAATTGAATGTTTGCGTGATGTACCCACCATGCTTATTGTAGAAAGCCAACcccaataa
- the LOC125062836 gene encoding deformed epidermal autoregulatory factor 1 isoform X1 has protein sequence MAAERSSENVVMPTSTEATEDDPLSTSTEHDSDRSDVRNVTIRRGIKSSRFTNDTSYISSPASLQVGTLVPGTSFNVIAPDQLPHFKPMLCVDNGFISSSSLAEDIKTTHIVIQESALPTPQESKHINSNTNSSISGTSSSNQSWTETANMPVIPIRCKNTSAELHKSKLGSGGRGKCIKYCSEWYTPSEFEALCGRASSKDWKRSIRFGGKSLQVLIEEGILTPHAASCTCGACCDDLTATGPVRLFIPYKRKKRSPQDDIQTKTTRLRSKGKHEPEKPDIDMCHNSNSKETWQSIAEELESTSDYDLLASDPAQDTIAIPALKEIEVPTTSSVMKRMDDIVDIFLKLSQELKQCVEDIHSINKSQLERLEHVKASELLATSVEAQVEDEFAPNTVEASLKKCANCNRAASAECSLCRRTLYCSTFCQKKDWAVHQIECLRDVPTMLIVESQPQ, from the exons ATGGCAGCCGAAAGAAGTTCGGAAAACGTCGTCATGCCGACCTCTACCGAAGCAACCGAAGACGATCCCTTGTCGACTTCAACCGAGCACGATAGCGATCGTTCAGATGTTAGAAATGTTACAATAAGACGTGGAATCAAATCATCTCGATTTACAAATGACACCAGCTATATTTCATCGCCTGCCTCTTTACAAGTTGGCACTCTAGTGCCAGGGACCTCTTTTAATGTGATAGCACCGGATCAGTTGCCACATTTTAAGCCTATGCTTTGTGTTGATAACGGTTTTATTTCGAGTAGTTCCCTTGCAGAAGATATTAAAACTACACATATCGTTATACAAGAATCAGCTTTGCCGACCCCACAAGAATCGAAACATATAAACTCTAATACAAATTCATCAATATCAGGTACGAGCAGCAGTAATCAGTCATGGACGGAAACAGCAAATATGCCTGTTATACCGATAAGATGCAAAAATACCTCGGCAGAATTACACAAAAGCAAGCTTGGGTCTGGTGGCCGTGGAAAGTGTATAAAGTATTGTTCTGAATGGTATACGCCAAGTGAATTTGAGGCTTTATGTGGTAGAGCATCCAGTAAGGACTGGAAAAGGTCTATTAGATTTGGTGGTAAAAGTTTACAAGTGCTAATTGAAGAAGGTATCCTGACTCCTCATGCTGCAAGTTGTACATGTGGAGCATGTTGTGATGATCTGACAG CAACAGGCCCTGTGAGGTTGTTTATAccatacaaaagaaaaaaacgtaGTCCTCAAG atgatattcaaacaaaaacaaccCGATTAAGATCCAAAGGTAAACATGAACCAGAAAAGCCTGATATAGATATGTGTCATAACAGCAACTCTAAAGAGACATGGCAGTCCATTGCAGAAGAGCTGGAAAGTACCAGTGATTATGATTTGTTAGCTTCTGATCCCGCTCAGGATACCATTGCTA TACCAGCACTTAAGGAAATAG AAGTACCCACTACTAGCAGTGTAATGAAACGAATGGATGATATAGTGGacatatttctaaaattatcTCAGGAGCTAAAGCAATGTGTAGAAGATattcattcaataaataaGAGTCAATTGGAAAGACTTGAGCATGTGAAGGCATCTGAATTATTAGCAACTTCTGTAGAAGCACAAGTTGAAGATGAGTTTGCTCCAAACACTGTGGAAGCAAGCTTAAAAAAG TGTGCCAATTGTAACCGCGCCGCATCAGCAGAGTGTTCCTTATGTCGTAGAACACTATACTGTTCAACATTTTGTCAGAAAAAAGACTGGGCTGTACATCAAATTGAATGTTTGCGTGATGTACCCACCATGCTTATTGTAGAAAGCCAACcccaataa